A window of Dyella terrae contains these coding sequences:
- the atpG gene encoding F0F1 ATP synthase subunit gamma, with amino-acid sequence MASGREIKTKIKSTQNMRKVTRALEMVSASKIRKAQDLMKASRPYARQMRKVIAHVAQASTDFSHPFLQERATVARVAYVVVSTDRGLCGGLNSNLFRRMLPAIREWQDKGVEVDVVAIGQKASQFFRRIKGVNLIGSVTHLGEKPKLEQLVGVIKVVLDAFTANKVDRVFLAYNDFVNTMTQKPALDALLPLPVVASEMEASQAAGIKLEQSHDWDYIYEPDAATVLEHVLTRYIESVVYQAVIENLASEHAARMVAMKSASDNASKVIGELTLVYNKARQAAITQEISEIVGGAAAV; translated from the coding sequence ATGGCAAGCGGACGCGAAATCAAAACCAAGATCAAGAGCACGCAGAACATGCGCAAGGTGACGCGCGCGCTCGAAATGGTCTCGGCCTCGAAAATCCGCAAGGCTCAGGACCTGATGAAGGCCTCGCGTCCTTATGCGCGCCAGATGCGCAAAGTGATCGCGCACGTGGCCCAGGCCAGCACCGACTTCAGCCATCCGTTCCTGCAGGAACGCGCGACGGTTGCGCGCGTGGCGTATGTGGTGGTGTCGACCGACCGCGGTCTTTGCGGTGGCCTGAACTCCAACCTCTTCCGCCGCATGCTGCCGGCCATCCGCGAGTGGCAGGACAAGGGCGTTGAAGTCGACGTGGTGGCGATCGGTCAGAAGGCCTCGCAGTTCTTCCGCCGCATCAAGGGCGTGAACCTCATCGGCAGCGTCACCCACCTGGGCGAGAAGCCCAAGCTCGAGCAGCTGGTGGGCGTGATCAAGGTCGTACTCGATGCGTTCACGGCCAACAAGGTCGATCGCGTGTTCCTGGCCTACAACGACTTCGTCAACACCATGACGCAGAAGCCGGCGCTCGATGCGCTGCTGCCGCTGCCGGTGGTGGCGTCGGAGATGGAAGCGTCCCAGGCGGCAGGCATCAAGCTCGAACAGTCGCACGACTGGGATTACATCTACGAACCCGATGCCGCGACCGTGCTGGAGCACGTGCTGACGCGTTACATCGAGTCCGTCGTGTACCAGGCCGTGATCGAAAACCTCGCCAGCGAGCACGCTGCGCGCATGGTGGCCATGAAGTCGGCCTCCGACAACGCGAGCAAGGTGATTGGCGAACTGACCCTGGTCTACAACAAGGCCCGTCAGGCCGCGATTACCCAGGAAATTTCCGAAATCGTCGGCGGTGCGGCGGCGGTCTAA
- the atpD gene encoding F0F1 ATP synthase subunit beta, producing the protein MSQGKVVQIIGAVIDVEFARDQVPQVYDALKVDGTDITLEVQQVLGDGIVRTIALGSTDGLKRGLVARNTGEGIKVPVGKETLGRIMDVLGNPIDEAGPIGEKAQWVIHREAPSYDDQAAASDLLETGIKVIDLVCPFAKGGKVGLFGGAGVGKTVNMMELINNIAKAHAGLSVFAGVGERTREGNDFYHEMKDSNVLDKVAMVYGQMNEPPGNRLRVALTGLTMAEYFRDEKDETGKGKDVLLFVDNIYRYTLAGTEVSALLGRMPSAVGYQPTLAEEMGVLQERITSTKTGSITSIQAVYVPADDLTDPSPATTFAHLDATVVLSRNIASLGIYPAVDPLDSTSRQLDPNVIGAEHYDVARRVQGTLQRYKELKDIIAILGMDELSEDDKQAVARARKIERFFSQPFHVAEVFTGSPGKYVPLKETIRGFKMIVDGDVDHIPEQAFYMVGGIDEAIKKAEEMGAKKAA; encoded by the coding sequence ATGAGCCAGGGCAAAGTTGTACAGATCATCGGCGCGGTCATCGACGTGGAATTCGCACGCGATCAGGTGCCGCAGGTTTACGACGCGCTGAAGGTTGACGGCACGGACATCACGCTGGAAGTCCAGCAGGTGCTCGGTGACGGCATCGTCCGTACCATCGCCCTCGGCTCGACCGACGGCCTCAAGCGCGGCCTCGTGGCCCGCAACACCGGCGAAGGCATCAAGGTGCCGGTCGGCAAGGAAACGCTGGGCCGCATCATGGACGTGCTCGGCAACCCGATCGACGAAGCCGGCCCGATCGGTGAGAAGGCCCAGTGGGTCATCCACCGCGAAGCCCCGAGCTATGACGATCAGGCCGCTGCCAGCGACCTGCTCGAAACCGGCATCAAGGTCATCGACCTGGTGTGCCCGTTCGCCAAGGGCGGCAAGGTCGGCCTGTTCGGCGGCGCCGGCGTGGGCAAGACCGTGAACATGATGGAACTCATCAACAACATCGCCAAGGCGCACGCGGGTCTGTCCGTGTTCGCCGGCGTGGGTGAGCGTACTCGTGAAGGTAACGACTTCTATCACGAGATGAAGGACTCCAACGTGCTCGATAAGGTGGCCATGGTGTACGGCCAGATGAACGAGCCGCCGGGCAACCGTCTGCGCGTGGCGCTGACCGGTCTGACCATGGCCGAGTACTTCCGCGACGAGAAGGACGAGACCGGCAAGGGCAAGGACGTGCTGCTGTTCGTCGACAACATCTACCGCTACACGCTGGCCGGTACCGAAGTGTCGGCGCTGCTCGGCCGTATGCCGTCCGCCGTGGGTTACCAGCCGACGCTGGCCGAGGAAATGGGCGTCCTGCAGGAGCGCATCACCTCGACCAAGACCGGTTCGATCACCTCGATCCAGGCCGTGTACGTTCCCGCGGATGACCTGACCGATCCGTCGCCGGCCACCACCTTCGCCCACCTGGACGCGACCGTGGTGCTGAGCCGTAACATCGCCTCGCTGGGTATCTACCCGGCCGTGGATCCGCTGGACTCCACCAGCCGCCAGCTCGATCCGAACGTGATCGGCGCCGAGCACTACGACGTCGCCCGTCGCGTGCAGGGCACGCTGCAGCGCTACAAGGAGCTCAAGGACATCATCGCGATCCTGGGCATGGACGAACTGTCGGAAGACGACAAGCAGGCCGTGGCCCGCGCCCGCAAGATCGAGCGCTTCTTCTCGCAGCCGTTCCACGTGGCCGAAGTCTTCACCGGCTCGCCGGGCAAGTACGTGCCGCTGAAGGAAACCATCCGTGGCTTCAAGATGATCGTCGACGGCGACGTGGACCACATCCCGGAGCAGGCGTTCTACATGGTCGGCGGCATCGACGAGGCCATCAAGAAGGCCGAGGAAATGGGCGCCAAGAAGGCAGCCTGA
- a CDS encoding F0F1 ATP synthase subunit epsilon, which produces MSTLRVDIVSAEAEIFHGEAAMVVATGEMGELGIAPRHAPLITRLKPGHVDVVLPNGERQQFWVSGGILEVQPQVVTVLADTAARAADLDEVAAQRAKQEAEDALANRTDAVEIAEAQAKLAEALTQLQALERMRKNLKH; this is translated from the coding sequence ATGAGCACTCTTCGAGTCGACATCGTCAGCGCAGAAGCCGAGATCTTTCACGGTGAAGCCGCGATGGTCGTCGCCACCGGCGAAATGGGCGAGCTGGGCATTGCCCCCCGCCATGCGCCGCTGATCACGCGCCTGAAGCCGGGCCACGTGGACGTGGTGCTGCCCAACGGCGAGCGCCAGCAGTTCTGGGTTTCCGGCGGCATCCTCGAGGTGCAGCCGCAGGTCGTCACCGTGCTGGCCGATACGGCTGCCCGTGCTGCCGACCTCGACGAAGTCGCGGCGCAGCGCGCCAAGCAGGAAGCCGAGGACGCCCTGGCCAACCGCACCGACGCGGTGGAAATTGCCGAAGCCCAGGCCAAGCTGGCCGAAGCGCTGACGCAGCTGCAGGCCCTCGAGCGCATGCGCAAGAACCTTAAGCACTGA
- a CDS encoding energy transducer TonB, producing the protein MKRTDGALIAAIVLIAGCAAQRPVPPVVKAKAPSHGSSSYEAVEPQGMKHYQLALGQVASGAGPIAHESPAYPASELGACPESVDVPALLVVDEQGQVSEARIAADTHAPAFDDAVRAAVTGWRFEPLLITHMAADANDEAHVVDQKKQPFSLNYVFHFRCKAGQGAVVTDASQG; encoded by the coding sequence ATGAAGCGAACTGACGGTGCCCTCATCGCTGCTATCGTGCTGATCGCCGGTTGCGCCGCGCAGCGACCGGTGCCCCCGGTCGTCAAAGCCAAAGCGCCCTCGCACGGATCCTCGTCCTATGAAGCGGTCGAGCCGCAGGGCATGAAGCACTACCAGCTTGCGCTGGGGCAGGTCGCCAGCGGCGCCGGGCCCATCGCCCACGAAAGCCCCGCCTATCCCGCCTCCGAGCTGGGAGCTTGTCCCGAATCGGTCGACGTTCCTGCCCTGCTGGTCGTGGACGAGCAAGGCCAGGTCAGTGAGGCACGCATCGCCGCCGACACGCATGCGCCGGCATTCGACGACGCCGTGCGGGCGGCCGTGACTGGCTGGCGCTTCGAGCCGCTTCTCATCACGCATATGGCCGCCGATGCGAACGACGAAGCACATGTGGTGGATCAGAAGAAGCAGCCATTCAGCCTCAACTATGTATTCCATTTCAGGTGCAAGGCCGGGCAGGGCGCCGTGGTAACGGACGCAAGTCAGGGCTGA
- the glmU gene encoding bifunctional UDP-N-acetylglucosamine diphosphorylase/glucosamine-1-phosphate N-acetyltransferase GlmU, with the protein MKNKPLHVIVLAAGEGKRMKSSKPKVLMPLAGRPLLEHVLAAARALQPQAVHVVYGHGGDQVLKAFDGQQDLRWALQAERLGTGHAVAQALKNVPDHAAVLVLYGDVPLTRVSTLQRLIGTDGSLALLTTRVPDPKGYGRVLRDGNGLVRAVVEEKDADDAQRAINLINTGILAAESEALRRWTSKLDRNNAQGEYYLTDIFAMAASENRAAQNIECEDAMEAAGANNPWQLTELEAVFRQRAAYELTLDGVRIADPARLDVRGTVVASSDVELDVNVILEGDVRLGENVRIGPFTRLKNVNLAAGTIVLGHCDLEGVVTHGPCQIGPFARLRPGTELAPGVHIGNFVETKKTRIGEGSKANHLTYLGDAEIGNKVNIGAGTITCNYDGVNKSITRIGDGAFIGSNSSLVAPVSIGKMATIGAGSVITKDAPEDALTLARARQGTLQGWHRPTRK; encoded by the coding sequence ATGAAGAACAAGCCGCTTCACGTGATCGTCCTCGCCGCTGGCGAAGGCAAGCGCATGAAATCGAGCAAGCCCAAGGTGCTGATGCCGCTGGCGGGCCGCCCCTTGCTCGAACACGTCCTTGCCGCCGCTCGCGCCCTGCAGCCGCAGGCCGTCCACGTGGTCTACGGCCATGGCGGCGACCAGGTGCTGAAGGCCTTCGATGGTCAGCAAGACCTCCGCTGGGCCCTGCAGGCCGAACGCCTCGGCACTGGCCACGCCGTGGCCCAGGCCCTCAAGAATGTGCCCGATCACGCCGCCGTCCTCGTGCTGTACGGCGACGTGCCGCTCACCCGCGTATCGACCTTGCAGCGACTGATCGGCACGGACGGTTCGCTTGCCCTGCTGACCACGCGCGTTCCCGACCCGAAGGGCTACGGCCGCGTGCTCCGCGATGGCAACGGCCTCGTACGCGCCGTTGTGGAAGAAAAGGACGCCGATGACGCCCAGCGCGCCATCAACCTGATCAACACCGGCATCCTCGCCGCCGAATCGGAAGCGCTCAGGCGCTGGACGTCGAAGCTTGATCGCAACAACGCCCAGGGCGAGTACTACCTCACCGATATCTTCGCCATGGCCGCCAGCGAAAATCGCGCCGCGCAGAACATCGAATGCGAAGACGCCATGGAAGCCGCCGGCGCCAACAATCCCTGGCAGTTGACCGAACTCGAAGCGGTTTTCCGCCAGCGCGCCGCCTACGAACTCACGCTCGACGGCGTGCGCATCGCCGATCCGGCACGGCTGGACGTCCGCGGCACCGTCGTGGCATCCAGCGACGTGGAACTCGACGTCAACGTGATCCTGGAGGGTGACGTTCGCCTGGGCGAAAACGTGCGCATCGGTCCTTTCACGCGCCTGAAAAACGTCAATCTCGCCGCCGGCACCATCGTCCTGGGCCACTGCGACCTGGAAGGCGTCGTGACGCACGGCCCCTGCCAGATCGGTCCGTTCGCGCGGCTGCGCCCAGGCACCGAGCTGGCGCCCGGCGTGCATATCGGCAATTTCGTCGAAACCAAGAAAACCCGCATCGGCGAAGGCAGCAAGGCCAATCACCTGACGTATCTGGGCGACGCCGAGATCGGCAACAAGGTGAATATCGGTGCCGGCACCATCACCTGCAACTACGACGGCGTGAATAAGAGCATCACCCGCATCGGGGACGGTGCCTTCATCGGCTCGAACAGCTCGCTGGTGGCACCGGTAAGCATCGGCAAAATGGCGACGATCGGTGCCGGTTCGGTCATTACCAAGGATGCGCCCGAAGATGCCCTGACGCTGGCCCGTGCGCGTCAGGGAACGCTGCAAGGATGGCACCGTCCGACCAGGAAATAG
- a CDS encoding DUF4850 domain-containing protein, whose translation MTRCNVVVVLCLWLAALAPARASDTHVERHLPGPPVSNLSRPGEDFRLATVQARDAQGQPIPDVPAQRIDLRSDLDGWEQQGDTLPPIHFDVPAAQRPSLALFYASPVGWMLVPRDWKLVRAVQGIDGGAVFSFTAARGPVEGWLSVVSIPACVGCMYQEADGLFSGAHDKLDKLLGQSTPAPILAPNPDKIDHPSACMVEFGYRLPASPAVRTVAFFADDAYDPQFRQLTLAAPKTQAKVVAAILGAYRQVLPTCKDMSSP comes from the coding sequence GTGACTCGTTGCAATGTAGTGGTCGTCCTTTGCCTTTGGCTCGCCGCGCTGGCGCCAGCCCGCGCGTCCGATACGCACGTCGAACGGCACCTGCCCGGCCCGCCGGTGAGCAATCTCTCGCGACCCGGCGAAGATTTTCGACTGGCGACCGTGCAGGCGCGTGATGCGCAAGGTCAGCCCATCCCCGATGTACCCGCGCAACGCATCGACTTGCGCAGCGACCTCGACGGCTGGGAACAGCAGGGCGATACCTTGCCGCCGATCCATTTCGATGTACCCGCGGCGCAGCGCCCGTCACTGGCACTGTTCTACGCATCGCCGGTCGGCTGGATGCTCGTACCGCGCGACTGGAAGCTGGTGCGCGCGGTGCAGGGCATCGATGGCGGGGCGGTTTTCAGCTTCACCGCGGCCAGGGGCCCGGTCGAAGGCTGGTTGAGCGTGGTGTCTATCCCGGCCTGCGTCGGGTGCATGTATCAGGAAGCCGATGGCTTGTTCAGCGGTGCGCACGACAAACTCGACAAATTGCTTGGCCAGTCGACGCCGGCGCCCATCCTCGCGCCCAACCCCGACAAGATCGACCACCCAAGCGCCTGCATGGTGGAATTCGGCTATCGACTGCCGGCATCGCCGGCCGTGCGTACCGTGGCGTTCTTCGCCGACGATGCCTACGACCCGCAGTTCCGGCAGCTGACGCTCGCCGCCCCCAAGACTCAGGCCAAAGTCGTGGCGGCGATCCTGGGCGCCTACCGTCAAGTCTTGCCAACGTGCAAGGACATGTCGTCGCCGTAA
- a CDS encoding pteridine-dependent deoxygenase — protein MAQVIEGAAFIAPDRPAPLVSYRLATCTEVLAEPGTLAVFGFGSGAPQHDDPRWLNIPLEGLEAPSPLEVWHVQGPVEHGREGALSWSAGEGWMFASLTLDERDFDDLRQAAAAAYEALGEFVVQRDEHHVLRLWNYLGAINDGDGDVERYKLFCEGRGDGMRSQFKHGFPAATAIGHHGEPHCLVVYLLACDKPGKRVENPRQVSAWQYPRRYGRTAPSFARAMALPEGDALAISGTAAVVGHSSAHADDPDAQLEETLANLEALLASAGMPSGFDTRSPLKAYVRRASDAPRIIELLNHRLPGVPVLALHGDVCRRELLVEIDGWRYV, from the coding sequence ATGGCACAAGTTATTGAAGGTGCAGCCTTTATCGCCCCTGATCGACCGGCTCCGCTGGTGTCCTACCGCCTCGCCACCTGCACGGAAGTGCTGGCCGAACCCGGCACCCTCGCCGTCTTCGGCTTCGGGTCCGGCGCGCCGCAGCATGATGACCCGCGCTGGCTGAACATCCCGCTGGAAGGTCTGGAAGCACCCTCCCCGCTGGAGGTCTGGCACGTGCAAGGCCCGGTCGAACATGGCCGCGAAGGTGCACTGTCATGGTCCGCAGGTGAAGGCTGGATGTTCGCCTCGCTCACCCTGGACGAGCGCGACTTCGACGATCTCAGGCAAGCGGCGGCAGCAGCCTATGAGGCACTGGGGGAATTCGTCGTCCAGCGCGACGAACACCACGTGCTGCGCCTGTGGAATTACCTCGGGGCGATCAATGACGGTGACGGTGACGTCGAGCGCTACAAGCTGTTTTGCGAAGGCCGCGGCGACGGCATGCGCAGCCAGTTCAAGCACGGCTTTCCCGCTGCCACGGCCATTGGCCATCACGGTGAACCGCACTGCCTGGTGGTCTACCTGCTGGCCTGCGACAAGCCAGGCAAACGCGTCGAGAATCCCCGGCAAGTGAGCGCGTGGCAGTACCCGCGTCGTTACGGCCGCACCGCGCCGAGCTTCGCCCGTGCGATGGCCTTGCCCGAGGGTGATGCGCTGGCCATTTCGGGGACGGCGGCCGTGGTCGGCCACAGCTCCGCCCATGCCGACGATCCGGACGCGCAACTCGAAGAAACCCTCGCCAATCTCGAAGCCCTGCTGGCCAGCGCGGGCATGCCCTCGGGCTTCGATACTCGCTCACCGCTGAAGGCCTATGTGCGTCGCGCCAGCGATGCGCCGCGCATCATCGAGCTGCTCAACCACCGTCTTCCGGGCGTACCCGTGCTGGCTTTGCATGGCGACGTGTGTCGCCGCGAGTTGTTGGTGGAGATCGACGGGTGGCGGTACGTGTGA
- a CDS encoding phosphopantetheine-binding protein: MAEQTAAQRELAALIVQSLNLESLKPEQIDPDAPLFGGDLGLDSIDALEIALAVSKRYGFQLRSDNPDNARIFANLRALSDHVEQNRAAS; this comes from the coding sequence ATGGCAGAGCAAACCGCCGCACAACGTGAACTGGCCGCACTCATCGTGCAGAGCCTCAATCTTGAATCGCTCAAGCCCGAGCAGATCGACCCGGATGCGCCGTTGTTTGGCGGCGACCTGGGCCTCGACTCAATCGACGCGCTGGAGATCGCGCTGGCCGTGTCCAAGCGCTATGGCTTCCAACTGCGCTCGGACAATCCGGACAATGCCCGCATCTTCGCGAACCTGCGTGCGCTGTCGGATCACGTCGAACAGAACCGCGCGGCGTCGTAA
- a CDS encoding hydroxymyristoyl-ACP dehydratase, which yields MTPNDAFHVPLCIAASHPSLPGHFPDQPLVPGVVILEAVADALRAWRGMRLARVVEVKFLAPLLPGEQATIALSGTGEKIRFDVRRDEHLLAKGIVEAASA from the coding sequence GTGACTCCCAACGACGCATTCCACGTTCCGCTGTGCATCGCCGCGTCGCATCCGAGCTTGCCGGGGCATTTCCCGGATCAGCCGCTCGTGCCGGGCGTGGTCATACTTGAAGCCGTGGCCGATGCGCTGCGCGCGTGGCGTGGCATGCGCCTGGCGCGCGTTGTCGAAGTGAAGTTCCTGGCGCCCCTGCTGCCCGGGGAGCAAGCCACCATCGCGCTCAGCGGCACCGGTGAGAAGATCCGATTCGATGTCCGACGCGACGAGCACCTGCTCGCCAAGGGCATTGTCGAAGCAGCGTCGGCGTGA
- a CDS encoding acyltransferase: protein MSGHWQDQPEGAGRQGFAVLRWSALHLGRPLMRAILYPLTLFYIMHRRDDRRASRDYLRRVLPQRVRAWHVYRHMHCFAATLLDRIYLLANGERGFVIETEGVDLLVEQVEQGRGVLLIGSHQGSFDALRVLSTRRPDLGLRVVLDKQKTPELTDMLESLAPDIARSIIDASGDGTSMVLAIAEACREGAMVALLADRGREHEVLRHALLLGEPAPFPVSPWLLAHTLRVPVLLCFGLYLGGNRYKLIFEAFAERVEIPRQTRNEALDAVIARYAARVEHYMHVAPYNWFNFYDFWQQDRHASARFGASPVR, encoded by the coding sequence GTGAGCGGTCACTGGCAAGATCAGCCCGAAGGCGCCGGGCGCCAGGGCTTTGCGGTCCTGCGCTGGTCGGCGCTGCATCTGGGCCGGCCCCTGATGCGCGCCATTCTCTATCCGCTGACGCTGTTCTACATCATGCACCGCCGTGATGACCGGCGTGCCTCGCGGGACTATCTGCGCCGTGTTTTGCCACAGCGGGTGCGTGCCTGGCATGTGTACAGGCACATGCATTGTTTTGCCGCCACCTTGCTGGACCGCATCTACCTGCTGGCGAACGGAGAGCGCGGTTTCGTGATCGAAACCGAAGGTGTCGACCTGCTGGTGGAACAGGTGGAACAAGGACGCGGCGTGCTGTTGATTGGCTCGCACCAGGGCAGTTTCGATGCGCTGCGCGTACTGAGTACGCGTCGCCCGGACCTGGGCCTGCGCGTGGTCCTGGACAAGCAGAAAACCCCCGAACTCACCGACATGCTCGAATCGCTGGCGCCAGACATCGCACGCTCGATCATCGATGCATCGGGCGATGGCACCAGCATGGTGCTGGCGATCGCTGAAGCCTGCCGCGAAGGTGCGATGGTGGCGCTGCTTGCCGATCGCGGCCGCGAGCACGAAGTGCTGCGCCATGCCCTGTTGCTGGGCGAGCCGGCACCTTTCCCCGTGAGCCCCTGGCTCCTGGCCCATACGCTCCGGGTGCCCGTGCTGCTGTGTTTTGGCCTGTACCTGGGCGGCAACCGCTACAAGCTGATCTTCGAAGCCTTCGCCGAACGCGTGGAGATTCCGCGCCAGACCCGCAACGAGGCCCTGGATGCGGTCATCGCGCGTTACGCTGCGCGCGTGGAGCATTACATGCACGTGGCCCCCTACAACTGGTTCAATTTCTATGACTTCTGGCAGCAAGATCGGCACGCTTCTGCTCGCTTTGGCGCTTCCCCTGTGCGCTGA
- a CDS encoding LolA-related protein, with product MTSGSKIGTLLLALALPLCAEASTPATLGDAHALIASLARPAPARTPFAEARFMKMLDQPLVLSGELGWLGGDKLERRVDKPQRETSTIADGEVTQTREGRSPRTFSLKRAPQLQVLVDSFVALLGGDASRLDRAFTLEHSGDGARWTLVLTPRDAKVAGAVASIAIDGRGDEARCMRMQEADGDLSIDLLGPLAAQMPAAPTREGLLALCQAPN from the coding sequence ATGACTTCTGGCAGCAAGATCGGCACGCTTCTGCTCGCTTTGGCGCTTCCCCTGTGCGCTGAGGCCTCGACGCCCGCGACCCTCGGGGACGCGCATGCGCTGATCGCCTCGCTGGCCAGGCCGGCGCCCGCGCGCACCCCGTTTGCCGAGGCGCGCTTCATGAAGATGCTCGACCAGCCACTGGTGTTGTCCGGTGAGCTGGGTTGGTTAGGCGGGGATAAGCTCGAGCGGCGTGTCGACAAACCGCAGCGCGAAACCTCAACCATTGCCGACGGCGAGGTCACGCAGACGCGCGAAGGTCGTTCGCCGCGTACGTTCTCACTCAAGCGCGCACCACAGTTGCAGGTGCTGGTGGATAGTTTCGTGGCGCTGCTCGGGGGCGATGCGTCCCGGCTGGATCGCGCCTTTACGCTTGAGCACAGCGGTGACGGCGCGCGCTGGACGCTGGTGCTGACGCCGCGCGACGCGAAGGTCGCGGGTGCCGTGGCGAGCATCGCCATCGATGGCCGCGGCGACGAAGCGCGCTGCATGCGCATGCAGGAAGCCGATGGCGACCTGTCGATCGATCTGCTCGGCCCGCTGGCGGCGCAGATGCCGGCGGCACCGACGCGCGAAGGGCTGCTCGCCCTCTGCCAGGCGCCGAACTGA